A single window of Metallosphaera hakonensis JCM 8857 = DSM 7519 DNA harbors:
- the thrS gene encoding threonine--tRNA ligase, producing the protein MESYRGLWLKGAIIMALNMIEEGLTPVEIGLGERDFYIDLESETALSLQEAERFAQAKSHSFEIKDGVINSNGKQIIVQGDASPSGDPKYYKVLNISVHHPSAGVQLVRIRGVSFETKEQLEDYLQWLEKASETDHRIIGERMDLFSFHDESGPGLVLFHPKGQLIRNEMINYMREINDSMGYQEVYTSHVFRTVLWKISGHYEAYRDKMLIFQKDDDELGIKPMNCPAHILIYKSRVRSYRDLPLRFSEFGNVYRWEKKGELYGLLRTRGFTQDDGHIFLREDQIKEEIRKLVTKTLDVLGKFGFSGDDVRINLSTRPDESIGTDEQWDKATKSLLDVLKELGTPFVVKEKEGAFYGPKIDFDIRDSLNRWWQLSTIQVDFNLPERFKLEYVDENGNKRRPVIVHRAIYGSLDRMIAILLEHFRGKLPTWLAPVQIRVLPISEDNVEYANKVAEVLRENRVRTELDLTGDTLSKRIKRGYDDGVPYMLILGKKESSEEKVTVRARGNIEVRGVPLSRFVKEVLEEIKTRDVENSAIKRIQG; encoded by the coding sequence ATGGAGTCGTACAGAGGATTATGGTTGAAGGGAGCCATAATAATGGCACTAAACATGATTGAAGAAGGTTTAACTCCAGTTGAAATAGGTTTAGGTGAAAGGGACTTTTACATAGACCTTGAGTCAGAAACTGCTCTTTCCTTACAGGAGGCTGAGAGATTCGCTCAGGCCAAGAGTCATAGTTTTGAAATCAAAGACGGAGTCATAAATAGTAACGGGAAGCAAATAATAGTGCAGGGAGACGCTAGCCCTTCCGGCGATCCAAAGTACTATAAAGTTCTAAACATATCGGTACATCATCCATCAGCCGGAGTTCAACTGGTCAGGATCAGAGGTGTTTCGTTTGAAACCAAGGAACAGTTAGAGGATTATTTGCAATGGCTAGAGAAAGCCTCGGAAACCGATCATAGGATAATTGGGGAGAGAATGGATCTCTTCAGCTTTCACGATGAGTCAGGCCCTGGCTTGGTCCTTTTTCACCCGAAGGGACAGCTAATAAGAAACGAAATGATAAATTATATGAGGGAAATTAACGACTCGATGGGATATCAGGAGGTTTACACGTCCCATGTGTTCAGGACAGTACTTTGGAAAATCAGCGGGCATTACGAGGCTTATAGGGATAAAATGCTGATATTTCAAAAGGACGATGACGAACTTGGAATAAAGCCAATGAACTGCCCTGCTCACATCCTCATCTATAAATCGAGAGTGAGAAGTTATAGGGATCTCCCTCTTAGGTTTTCTGAGTTTGGAAATGTGTACAGATGGGAGAAAAAAGGAGAGCTATATGGGCTACTGAGAACTAGAGGGTTCACTCAGGACGATGGGCATATTTTCTTGAGGGAAGATCAAATTAAAGAGGAAATAAGAAAGCTGGTTACCAAGACGCTCGACGTACTTGGAAAGTTTGGTTTCAGCGGGGATGACGTTAGGATTAATCTTAGCACTAGACCAGACGAGAGCATTGGAACTGATGAGCAGTGGGATAAGGCTACCAAGTCGCTTCTTGATGTGCTGAAGGAGCTTGGTACCCCCTTTGTGGTAAAGGAGAAAGAAGGTGCATTCTATGGCCCTAAGATAGACTTCGATATAAGGGATAGCTTAAACAGATGGTGGCAGCTATCAACTATTCAAGTTGACTTCAATCTACCTGAAAGGTTTAAGCTAGAATACGTTGACGAAAATGGCAATAAAAGGAGACCAGTAATAGTTCATCGTGCTATTTACGGATCCTTAGATAGGATGATAGCTATTCTACTTGAGCATTTCAGAGGCAAATTGCCTACCTGGTTAGCCCCTGTTCAGATTAGAGTGTTACCCATAAGTGAAGACAACGTAGAATATGCCAATAAAGTGGCCGAAGTCCTCAGAGAAAATAGGGTTAGGACTGAGTTAGATCTAACCGGGGACACGCTCTCCAAGAGAATAAAGAGAGGATATGACGATGGCGTTCCATATATGTTAATCCTAGGCAAAAAAGAGTCGTCAGAGGAAAAGGTAACAGTGAGAGCTAGAGGTAATATTGAGGTCAGGGGAGTTCCTCTTTCTAGGTTCGTCAAGGAAGTTCTAGAGGAAATAAAAACTAGAGATGTTGAAAATTCAGCTATAAAGAGGATACAGGGATGA
- a CDS encoding methylated-DNA--[protein]-cysteine S-methyltransferase translates to MIKYGLFMSPLGPISVASENDEIVMLDFCKCVETTLVDNNSFRILFDRLRNYFEGKKVEFDDIPVKMPQNHFRARVFKEVRKVKWGQLVRYKDIADSLGTSPRAVGMALSKNSVLIIIPCHRVVAENGLGGYSRGIGLKKKLLILEGHNFTESV, encoded by the coding sequence ATGATAAAATATGGACTTTTTATGAGCCCATTAGGGCCCATCTCAGTAGCCTCAGAAAATGACGAGATAGTGATGCTAGATTTTTGTAAATGCGTTGAAACGACGCTTGTAGATAATAATAGTTTCAGGATCCTTTTTGACAGACTCAGGAATTACTTTGAAGGTAAGAAAGTTGAATTCGACGATATACCGGTGAAGATGCCCCAAAACCATTTTCGAGCCAGAGTATTTAAAGAGGTCCGAAAGGTCAAATGGGGTCAGTTAGTTAGATATAAAGACATTGCAGACTCCCTTGGAACATCACCTAGAGCTGTTGGAATGGCTCTTTCAAAAAACTCTGTGCTAATAATAATTCCGTGTCATAGGGTAGTGGCAGAAAATGGACTAGGTGGATATTCTAGGGGAATTGGTTTAAAAAAGAAATTATTAATTTTGGAGGGACATAACTTCACCGAGTCGGTATGA
- a CDS encoding transposase, with the protein MLSGVQVPVYSQERLESLAQVMALEQFKLISPNPEKLVQAAPSLLQGNRGKDYVYLTRLGEGLGSLVGKTFTFWDQCGKVGKGKFGTVLAVDESGLTVGEKGELEALRDGVGLIPWRRKGVKARSVDLVHPVRCSLMLQFADLRGESPSLFLLHSVQEVVKHVEVDYVLADAGFLNFQVLREMPVKVVVRGKSGLKGFQQLSSLRLQESVRKVEDRTYVAYRELELDGLYYYDVVYVKDKERPRHFTFVTNFKGDPYTIAELYRLRWQIEEGFKVRKARIELVRKLRNKVFLFLYYTILDNAWNLFNRVVFGYITPGKKFISFDSFIKLL; encoded by the coding sequence ATGTTAAGCGGAGTACAAGTTCCCGTGTACTCCCAAGAGAGGTTGGAGTCCCTCGCTCAAGTTATGGCATTGGAGCAGTTTAAACTTATCTCCCCCAATCCCGAGAAGCTGGTCCAGGCAGCTCCTTCCCTACTTCAGGGGAACAGGGGGAAGGACTACGTGTACCTCACGAGGTTGGGAGAGGGGTTGGGCTCGCTTGTGGGCAAGACCTTCACGTTCTGGGACCAGTGCGGGAAGGTGGGTAAGGGGAAGTTCGGGACCGTGCTTGCAGTCGACGAGAGCGGGCTCACGGTGGGGGAGAAGGGGGAGTTGGAGGCCTTGAGGGATGGAGTTGGGCTCATCCCGTGGAGGAGGAAGGGAGTGAAGGCCAGGAGCGTGGACTTAGTTCACCCAGTGAGGTGTTCCCTCATGCTCCAGTTCGCCGACCTGAGAGGAGAGAGCCCTTCCCTCTTCCTCCTCCACTCGGTGCAAGAGGTCGTGAAGCACGTGGAGGTAGATTACGTGCTCGCAGACGCGGGTTTCCTCAACTTCCAGGTACTGAGGGAGATGCCCGTGAAGGTCGTGGTGAGGGGGAAGTCCGGGTTGAAGGGCTTTCAGCAGCTCTCCTCCCTTCGTCTCCAGGAGAGCGTAAGGAAGGTGGAAGACAGGACTTACGTGGCGTACAGGGAGCTGGAGCTCGACGGCCTCTACTACTACGACGTGGTCTACGTGAAGGACAAGGAGAGGCCCAGGCACTTCACCTTCGTCACCAACTTCAAGGGCGACCCCTACACCATAGCTGAACTCTACAGGCTAAGGTGGCAGATCGAGGAGGGCTTCAAGGTAAGGAAGGCCAGGATAGAGCTGGTGAGGAAGCTCAGGAACAAGGTCTTCCTCTTCCTCTACTACACGATACTGGACAACGCGTGGAACCTGTTCAACCGTGTCGTCTTCGGCTACATCACTCCAGGCAAGAAGTTCATCTCCTTCGACTCCTTCATCAAACTTCTCTAA
- a CDS encoding universal stress protein, with protein sequence MFESILVPIDGSEHSVKALRVAIDLAKKYGSTIYVLEVVDETIFYNAGVLPPLNAVKALEKKAKEDVDKALQEVHSAGIKGVGEALEGDPGTIILDYIQKNNISLVVMGSRGLSTFKRILLGSVSSRVVQESKIPVLIIK encoded by the coding sequence ATGTTTGAATCGATCCTTGTCCCCATTGACGGCTCGGAACATTCAGTTAAGGCTCTTCGAGTAGCTATAGACTTAGCAAAGAAATATGGAAGCACGATTTATGTCCTAGAAGTTGTGGACGAGACTATTTTCTATAACGCGGGTGTATTACCACCATTGAACGCGGTAAAAGCACTGGAAAAGAAGGCTAAAGAGGATGTAGATAAGGCATTACAGGAAGTACACAGCGCAGGCATAAAAGGGGTAGGAGAGGCTTTAGAGGGTGATCCAGGCACAATAATCCTTGATTACATCCAAAAGAATAACATATCTCTGGTGGTTATGGGAAGTAGGGGTCTATCAACGTTTAAGAGGATATTACTGGGGAGCGTTTCCAGTAGAGTCGTTCAAGAGTCAAAAATACCCGTGCTCATAATAAAGTAG
- a CDS encoding purine-nucleoside phosphorylase, whose amino-acid sequence MNPVHILARKGEVADKVLVVGDPGRAELLSSLLDSPKLVNRNRGFLVYTGFYNNTEISIATHGIGGPSMAIVFEELHMLGGSTFVRLGTVGALRQDIRLGEYIIPTGASYNLGGLFFQYLGELTSVSATPDLELTSRLISHFESLSYKYHLGNVFSSDAFYAEDEHFVKKWSSRGNIGVEMECATLFFLSKLKGARSSAVLVVSDNLSTGGNWISKEDLEKSVLNGAKSILTVLSKLKQ is encoded by the coding sequence ATGAACCCAGTTCATATACTTGCAAGGAAAGGCGAGGTAGCAGATAAGGTGCTAGTAGTAGGAGACCCAGGTAGGGCAGAACTTCTTTCTTCTCTCCTAGATTCGCCCAAATTAGTAAATAGAAATAGAGGATTTTTGGTCTATACTGGGTTTTATAACAATACTGAGATCAGCATAGCGACACATGGAATAGGAGGACCTTCGATGGCCATAGTCTTTGAGGAATTGCATATGTTGGGAGGAAGTACCTTTGTTAGGCTAGGCACAGTAGGGGCCTTGAGGCAAGATATCAGATTAGGGGAATATATTATTCCCACAGGTGCGTCCTACAATCTAGGAGGACTTTTCTTTCAGTATCTAGGTGAACTTACCTCGGTTTCTGCAACGCCAGATCTGGAACTAACTTCCAGATTAATATCTCACTTCGAGTCATTGAGTTACAAATATCATCTAGGGAACGTGTTCAGCAGCGACGCGTTTTATGCCGAAGATGAGCATTTTGTAAAGAAATGGTCTTCCAGGGGGAACATCGGAGTGGAAATGGAATGTGCAACCCTATTCTTTCTAAGCAAGCTTAAGGGAGCTAGATCCTCCGCTGTGCTAGTGGTAAGCGACAATCTCTCAACTGGTGGGAATTGGATCTCTAAGGAAGACCTAGAGAAGAGTGTTCTTAATGGTGCAAAATCGATTTTAACTGTACTTTCGAAACTAAAACAGTAA